The following DNA comes from Ardenticatenales bacterium.
CAATCAACAAATGTGGCAGTCGTCCCAGGTCCGTGGCTACCGCCGTCCCCGACACATCTCGCCCCAACGCCACCGCCAGCGGACTCTTCAGCCGACGAAACGCATCCGACTCCAGCACCGCCCGCAGCCGTACCGCGCTGATGTCCATGTTCGGCACTTCGATGCCGACCACGCTGCGCCCGGGCACGGGCGCTTCAATGCGCAGCCGTGGCACTTTCAGCGCCAACGCCAGGTCCTTGTTCAGCGCCGCAATCTGTCCCACGCGCACCTTTTGCTGATGCGGCTCCCCATCCGGGCCGTTGCGCTCGATATAGCCCGGCGTGACCCCAAACTGCGTCACCGCCGGACCTTGCCGCACGGTTGTCACTTTGGCCGGCAAACCAAAATCCATCAGCGTCTGTTCAATAGTGCGCGATTTCTGCGTAATCTCCTGTGGACTGACGGCCGTTTCCTTACCCACTTGCAGCAGCGACAGTGGCGGCAGCATGGCCGGGCGCGGCGGCGGTGGTGGCGGAACGACCACCGGCGGCGGCGCTTCCGCGGGTTGCGCCGATGGTGGCGTCGTCACCTGTTTTGCCGCGCGCATCGCCGCTGCCTGTGCTTCTAACTGTCGCGCCCACTCATGCAGCCGCGTGGAGGCCAGCGTCAGCCAGCGCACGCCATCGTTCCAGGTCACTCTGGCGACCAGGGCGACGCCTACCAGCAGCAGCGTCACCTGTAACCCATCGGTGAGAATGGGGCCGAGAAACGCCAGCAGTGGCTCCGAAAGCGCCCAACCAATCAATCCGCCCCCTTTGCCCCCAAACGCGCCCGCCAATCCCGCGCCGCTGAGTTGGTGCGTCAGGGCCAGCGCGGAAAGCAGCACCAGTTCCGTGCCAATGACCTGCGTTGGCCGTACGCGATAGGGGCGGGAGACCTGGCGCAGGGCAATATGCACGCCCAGGGCTATGAGGGTTAAGGCCAATGGGTAGGCTCCCCATCCGGCCAGCAGGCGAAGCTGGCCGCTGATCCAGTTTAGTGGCGCGGAGCGGGTGAGGTGCAGCAGGCTGAGCAGAATGAGCAGCCCGGCCAGGGCGCAGAGCAGCCCGACCAGTTCAATGCGCCACGGCAACAGCATGGTGATCAATCGCTCGTCCCAGGTGGAAGTGGGGGGCGTGGTGGATGGTTTGTTGGCGGAGGGTTTGGACCCGGCCATGTGGTACGGTCTCCATCTTGTTGTTGCCGGCATATGCCGGCAGAACGCATGAGCTTATTATAACATATGCCGGCAAAAACAGACTTCGGCGGCGTGCAAACAAAAAAGAGCGGCTCAGGTATGACCTGAACCGCTCTTCACGTAGGGGAAGGTTTCACGCAATGAATGCGTTAGTGTGACTATACAGGTCATCTGCCCAGATTGGACCAATTTGCTCTGGTTGAATCTTATTGATGTCTACAAAATTGGTCCAATCTCTCGGAGACGTGAATAGTTACGCGTTAGTTACTATAGGTGAAGACGACGCCGTTGTCGCCGCCATGCTCGTTAGGACGGTAGGCATCGGCGGCTTCGTCGTTGTACCAGGAAACGCCATCAACCAGGTAGCGGAACTGGTATTCGCCGCCCTTGGGCAGACGGACTTTGGCGCGGAACGCCCCGGCCTTGTTCTGGGTCATGGGGATGGGATTCCAGCCGTTTTGTTCGCAGACGAGGACGACCTGGTCCGCGTCTTCCGGCGTAAATTGGAAGGTGACTTCGCATTCGTCCTTGGTCTTGAAGAATCGTTTTTGCAGCATGGTAACCTCCTTGAGGTAATCATTGTGATTGTCGTTGAATAGATGCCGGCATTTACAAACACCAACAGCCCCTGCCAGCCTCATTTTTCGCATCAAGCCACGACGCCCATGCGTCATGGGCAAAACAGCGGCTGATTATAAAAAGAATCCCCCCCCTGTCAAATCCTCGGATAAATCCATGAATACCAGATGAGTGACTCCAGGAAACCAGGAAAGAACCAATCGGAAAAAGCCTTACGCTTGCCCTGGTTCAGTGTTAAAATTTGCCCATGAATACTCGAAAACCGCCTCCCTTATCCGCCCCTGTGCGCGCTTTGCTCTCGTTGCTGCTGCCCCTGTTGGTCGCCGCGTTCCTCGCGGGTCTGTCTGGCCTGCCGCGCACGGGCGCGGACCCGCGCGCGCGTGGCGTGCTTGTTCTCGGTGGCATCGGCCTGACGAGTTGGCTGTTGGCGCTGTTCTGGTATGGTCTGGCGGGGGTTGGATTGCGTGGGAGGAGGCCGTTGTATGCCGGCATCGGCTTCGCCACCCTCGGCTGGTTAATCCTCCTCGCCGCCCGCTTCCTCCTCATCCCCAGCGCCCAACTCACCAACGCCGACGCCGGCCGCACCTTCTTCTACCTCCTCGTCTTCGAAAGCCTCTGCACCCAACTCTGGACCTTCGGCATCCTCTTCTGCGGCGTCGCCGACTGGCGCGGCCCCCTCACCGGCACACTTGCCGCCGGCGTCGTCTTCGGCCTCAGTGGCAGTCTCCTCTTTGGTGAATCCGTCCTCACCGGCGCGCTCCCCCTCCTCTTCTTCCTCGTTTGGGGCTTCCTTTATGGCCTCATCCGCCTGCGCACCGGCAGCCTCCTGGGCACCGTCGTCATCCAGGCCCTGCAAAGCTTCACCACCTGGCATATTCTCGTCCCCCGCCTCCCCGCCGATCCCAAATACTACAGCCAGTTCTACCTGGTTAGCAGCTTCCTCTTGGCCATCCTTATCTGGCGGCTGTGGCCCAAACGGAAGGAGGATTATCGTGTCTGAACTTGTCGTTACCCTGGACAATCGCGTTCGCCTCGTGGGCGCGGTGCTGGCCGGCAGCCACTGGCCGCAAATGGAACAGGCGCAAACCGTCCACGCCGTTCATCCGCAGGCGAAACGGACACGCCAGTTTGTCGCCGCCCATGCGCGGCATCCCGCTATTCAACTTGCCAACGCCGCCCTGGATGCGCGTGTTCCCGTGGCCGACCTGTTCG
Coding sequences within:
- a CDS encoding isoamylase early set domain-containing protein → MLQKRFFKTKDECEVTFQFTPEDADQVVLVCEQNGWNPIPMTQNKAGAFRAKVRLPKGGEYQFRYLVDGVSWYNDEAADAYRPNEHGGDNGVVFTYSN
- a CDS encoding DNA translocase FtsK, which codes for MAGSKPSANKPSTTPPTSTWDERLITMLLPWRIELVGLLCALAGLLILLSLLHLTRSAPLNWISGQLRLLAGWGAYPLALTLIALGVHIALRQVSRPYRVRPTQVIGTELVLLSALALTHQLSGAGLAGAFGGKGGGLIGWALSEPLLAFLGPILTDGLQVTLLLVGVALVARVTWNDGVRWLTLASTRLHEWARQLEAQAAAMRAAKQVTTPPSAQPAEAPPPVVVPPPPPPRPAMLPPLSLLQVGKETAVSPQEITQKSRTIEQTLMDFGLPAKVTTVRQGPAVTQFGVTPGYIERNGPDGEPHQQKVRVGQIAALNKDLALALKVPRLRIEAPVPGRSVVGIEVPNMDISAVRLRAVLESDAFRRLKSPLAVALGRDVSGTAVATDLGRLPHLLIAGTTGSGKSVCLGSLISTLVFNNPPDRLKIVLIDPKKVELSRYNGLPHLLGNVETDHERVIGVLRWLTAEMDQRYQMFAELGARNITVYNERVSRRPDVQPLPYMAVFIDELADLMAMYPSDVERTLCRLAQMARATGIHLVVATQRPSTDVITGLIKANFPARIAFSVASTTDSRVVLDSVGAEHLLGRGDMLFLSPDASAPQRIQGCYVADDEIDAIVAHWRRVLPDYDAGTAPWEAVLARMQVIGQTDDLLEQAVAFAQEHDTVSASLLQRKLRVGYPRAARLMEALYEMGMVEDPKQGGRTRRSLVNEDDGDALERYLEEQSD